The following nucleotide sequence is from Salvia miltiorrhiza cultivar Shanhuang (shh) chromosome 7, IMPLAD_Smil_shh, whole genome shotgun sequence.
CGGATTTCATCCTCTGAACATTGGTAAGTTAGCAATGAAAGACAGAGATCCTCTGTTTGTCCCGTGCACCCCAAAGGTAATAATATACAAGTGCACTACCTTAGATGCTATTTAAATGCTTCTTACTAATTGGCTTTCCATTTCTAGAATATATTACTGCACTAGATTATTATGGAGTAAATTCTTCACTTATAtcagtgtttttttttttcataaacaGGGTTGCATCGAGCTTCTAACCCGCCATGGCATTACTATTAAGGGAAAGAATGCTGTTGTGGTAGGCCGGAGTAACATAGTTGGTTTGCCGGTTTCCCTGCTCCTCCTAAAGGAAGATGCTACTGTCACTATAGTCCATTCTCGTACCAAAGAACCCGAGAGCATTGTTCGAAATGCTGACATTATCATCGCTGCTGCAGGACAAGCAGCAATGGTAACAAGAATCATATCACGATTTCCTTTGGCCTTGTTACAACTTAACTTTGTGTAGTGTTTGCTCCATGTGATGTGCTGATGTATGAAAGATTACTTTTAGTAACGGATCAAGCTACTCGATTTTCAGATCAAGGGCAGTTGGATCAAACCCGGTGCTGCAGTAATCGATGTGGGAACCAATGCTGTGGATGATCCTAGTAAGAAATCTGGTTATCGGCTTGTTGGGGATGTAGATTTTCAGGAAGCATGTAAGACGGCCGGATGCATAACTCCGGTTCCCGGTGGCGTCGGGCCGATGACAGTTGCCATGTTGCTAAAGAACACTTTGGATGGAGCTAAGAGAGTAATAGAGGGTTAGTGTCTCATTTCATTTGCCgaacaataataaaatattttgcgATGTTATACTGGGTGGATTTCGTAGGTGTGGTATCCCTTGTCAAAATACAGGGTGTGCGTAAACGGAGTGTGGGTATTATACACGATATATTTCATCTGGTGTAGCAtgtaagacatagtctttagtaATCTTTTTGCATTTCTTCAAACTTTTGTGAGTTGCATTGTATTGTATGGTATCCTTGTTTAAGGCctaatatattttcttcaatatttaatttccCACAAAAACGCTTACTCGACTTAAAAAGTccgttttcatttattttttgagcTGGTGGTTGGGGCCTTGGGGGTAAAACTTATTTGAAGTCTCCTATACCGACATGTGCATGATCGGACATTTAATTCAAaccttaattatgattaaattaaatttgaatggTGGATTAGTAAACTCTAATAACCTTCTAATTATTTCTTAATATTAACTAATTTACTGATTGTGATTTGTGACGTCCATACTCCATGGAGAAGCTTTCGTAAACTTATTTTAGCTAGTAGCTACTTGCATTTGAATAAAACTTGTTAGACTATCTCCATCAGTGACTTTCCCTCAACCCAACcttcaattaaaatattcatttctctctcttccacatacACAACCCAACCTTTATCTTAAATCTA
It contains:
- the LOC130995344 gene encoding bifunctional protein FolD 2-like isoform X2, coding for MKRKACAEVGIKSIDLDLPENVSETELISKVHELNVNPDVHGILVQLPLPKHINEEKILTEISLGKDVDGFHPLNIGKLAMKDRDPLFVPCTPKGCIELLTRHGITIKGKNAVVVGRSNIVGLPVSLLLLKEDATVTIVHSRTKEPESIVRNADIIIAAAGQAAMIKGSWIKPGAAVIDVGTNAVDDPSKKSGYRLVGDVDFQEACKTAGCITPVPGGVGPMTVAMLLKNTLDGAKRVIEG
- the LOC130995344 gene encoding bifunctional protein FolD 2-like isoform X1, whose amino-acid sequence is MSDHKVTIIDGKAVAQTIRSEIAAEVRRLSETYGKVPGLAVVIVGQRKDSQSYVNMKRKACAEVGIKSIDLDLPENVSETELISKVHELNVNPDVHGILVQLPLPKHINEEKILTEISLGKDVDGFHPLNIGKLAMKDRDPLFVPCTPKGCIELLTRHGITIKGKNAVVVGRSNIVGLPVSLLLLKEDATVTIVHSRTKEPESIVRNADIIIAAAGQAAMIKGSWIKPGAAVIDVGTNAVDDPSKKSGYRLVGDVDFQEACKTAGCITPVPGGVGPMTVAMLLKNTLDGAKRVIEG